From one Doryrhamphus excisus isolate RoL2022-K1 chromosome 9, RoL_Dexc_1.0, whole genome shotgun sequence genomic stretch:
- the ecrg4a gene encoding augurin-A, producing MASQLLRLRLLGLAASLTLLAFSEVTGGGEDLHKIFRRRDVAGAAPPASFSSSSSSSSKSSVAMAPSKAQEFLAKLRRTKRNIWDRSRPDVQQWIMQFMYMGYDEQRLETDLSYWMDHARSTDHGRQHHYDENAPIGPRDPNSYRHGANVNYDYY from the exons ATGGCATCCCAGCTGCTGCGTTTGAGGCTGTTGGGCCTCGCGGCTTCGCTGACCTTGTTGGCTTTTTCAG AAGTGACAGGCGGTGGCGAGGATCTGCACAAGATCTTCAGAAGAAGAGATG tggCAGGAGCGGCTCCTCcagcctccttctcctcctcctcctcctcgtcctccaagTCGTCAGTGGCCATGGCGCCCTCCAAAGCGCAGGAGTTCCTAGCAAAGCTGAGGCGCACCAAGAGGAACATTTGGGACCGCAGCAGACCAGACGTGCAGCAATGGATCATGCAGTTTATGTACATGGGCTACGACGAGCAG AGGCTGGAGACGGACCTGTCCTACTGGATGGACCACGCACGCTCCACCGACCACGGACGTCAGCATCACTACGATGAGAACGCGCCAATCGGCCCCCGTGACCCAAACTCATACCGACACGGCGCCAACGTCAACTATGACTACTATTAG